The following are encoded together in the Oncorhynchus nerka isolate Pitt River linkage group LG23, Oner_Uvic_2.0, whole genome shotgun sequence genome:
- the LOC115106154 gene encoding dickkopf-related protein 1-like, producing the protein MTIILPFVFSAAFYMMVGYFHSACAGSVFLNSNAIKNIPGVAGPSHPVSASPDEFTFDIGTQNLAIDTVQSLSCSADEECGDHGFCLESRGACLPCKKRRKRCIRDAVCCPGNQCSNGLCLPSNPEIVQHIEMPIFNTHEENSTVELHSKLPTQDLSQIPKGLEGENCLRSSDCTEGLCCARHFWSKICKPVVQEGQVCTKHQRKGTHGLEIFQRCDCGGGLSCRTQRGEHNSKASRSLHTCQRH; encoded by the exons ATGACAATTATCCTGCCATTCGTTTTTTCCGCTGCCTTTTACATGATGGTCGGATACTTTCATTCTGCATGCGCTGGATCAGTGTTTCTCAACTCAAATGCCATCAAGAACATACCTGGAGTGGCGGGTCCGAGTCACCCGGTCAGCGCAAGCCCTGACGAATTTACATTTGACATCGGGACCCAAAACCTGGCAATTGATACCGTACAG TCTTTGAGTTGCTCTGCCGATGAGGAGTGCGGTGACCATGGTTTCTGCTTGGAGTCCCGAGGTGCCTGTCTCCCATGCAAGAAGCGCAGGAAGCGCTGTATCCGGGACGCTGTGTGCTGCCCTGGCAACCAGTGCAGTAATG GCCTGTGTTTGCCCAGCAATCCTGAGATCGTTCAGCACATCGAAATGCCAATCTTCAATACACACGAGGAGAACTCTACAGTGGAACTGCACTCCAAGTTGCCCACACAAGATCTTTCACAAATCCCAAAAG GTCTGGAAGGTGAGAACTGCCTGAGGTCTTCGGATTGCACAGAGGGACTTTGCTGTGCGCGCCATTTCTGGTCCAAGATCTGCAAGCCAGTGGTGCAAGAAGGTCAGGTCTGCACCAAACACCAAAGGAAAGGCACACACGGTTTGGAGATATTTCAACGGTGTGACTGTGGAGGCGGCTTGTCCTGcagaacacagagaggggagcACAACAGCAAGGCATCTCGAAGTCTGCACACTTGCCAAAGACATTGA